The Tistrella mobilis genome window below encodes:
- a CDS encoding TIGR01459 family HAD-type hydrolase, with translation MSMTVYDGVAAIAPAHDGFILDLWGVIHDGRQLYPGAVDCLTRLRETGRRIVFLTNAPRRASRVIEQLDRFGVDRGLYDGVVSSGETARDAAAAMLAAGEIGRRVLHLGPPRDAGLLDDLPFVDVDDAAGADLVLNTGFDDEDPRLEPLMPALEAAAARGLPMICANPDMVIVRIDGSRFPCAGVMAEAYERLGGKVISFGKPYASVYERCLTILDLPRERVAAVGDGPHTDIQGATGFGIPGYFIAGGIMAEKLGLAHGDLPDADRAERVCAEEGFMPTAMLPAFVWAR, from the coding sequence ATGTCCATGACCGTATATGATGGCGTCGCCGCCATCGCGCCCGCCCATGACGGTTTCATCCTCGACCTCTGGGGTGTGATCCATGACGGCCGCCAGCTCTATCCCGGCGCCGTCGACTGCCTGACCCGGCTGCGCGAAACCGGCCGGCGGATCGTGTTCCTGACCAATGCGCCCCGCCGGGCCTCGCGGGTGATCGAGCAGCTGGACCGTTTCGGCGTCGATCGCGGCCTCTATGACGGGGTGGTGTCGTCGGGCGAAACCGCGCGCGATGCCGCAGCCGCCATGCTGGCGGCGGGGGAGATCGGCCGGCGGGTGCTGCATCTGGGCCCGCCGCGCGATGCCGGCCTGCTCGACGACCTGCCCTTCGTCGACGTCGACGATGCCGCCGGGGCCGATCTGGTGCTCAACACCGGCTTCGACGACGAGGATCCGCGGCTGGAACCGCTGATGCCGGCACTGGAAGCGGCGGCCGCCCGCGGCCTGCCGATGATCTGCGCCAATCCGGACATGGTGATCGTGCGCATCGACGGTTCGCGGTTTCCCTGCGCGGGCGTGATGGCCGAGGCCTATGAGCGGCTCGGCGGCAAGGTGATCTCGTTCGGCAAGCCCTATGCCTCGGTCTACGAGCGCTGCCTGACCATTCTGGACCTGCCGCGCGAGCGGGTGGCCGCCGTCGGCGACGGCCCCCATACCGATATCCAGGGGGCCACCGGCTTCGGCATCCCGGGCTATTTCATCGCCGGCGGCATCATGGCCGAGAAGCTGGGCCTGGCCCATGGCGACCTGCCCGACGCAGACCGGGCCGAACGGGTCTGCGCCGAAGAGGGCTTCATGCCCACCGCCATGCTGCCGGCCTTCGTCTGGGCGCGCTGA
- a CDS encoding DUF952 domain-containing protein yields the protein MTDITDRPAQAGEDKGWIFHFAEAARWAAANPGAYRGGRLCETDGFIHCSTAGQLAETARLHLKGRDDLLLLTIDVRRLGALLRWEPSRGGQLFPHIYGPLPSVAVVRTDPLPLGPDGLHIFPAHAGAGGAGA from the coding sequence ATGACCGACATCACCGACCGGCCCGCCCAGGCGGGCGAGGACAAGGGCTGGATCTTTCATTTCGCCGAGGCGGCACGCTGGGCGGCGGCCAATCCGGGTGCCTATCGGGGCGGCCGGCTGTGCGAGACAGACGGCTTCATCCACTGTTCCACCGCTGGTCAGCTGGCCGAAACCGCCCGGCTGCATCTGAAGGGCCGGGACGATCTGCTGCTGCTGACGATCGACGTCCGCCGGCTGGGCGCGCTGCTGCGCTGGGAACCGTCCCGCGGGGGGCAGCTGTTTCCGCATATCTACGGGCCGCTGCCGTCGGTGGCGGTGGTGCGCACCGATCCGCTGCCGCTGGGCCCCGACGGGCTGCACATCTTCCCCGCCCATGCCGGGGCCGGCGGAGCCGGGGCATGA
- a CDS encoding benzoate/H(+) symporter BenE family transporter encodes MRSSAQPRAIGPTDLIHPVVAGLVSVIVNYGGTFILVFQAARVAGLDPALTASWVWSVSIGVGITGLLLSWRFRAPIITAWSTPAAAFLVVALQTTPYAEAIGAYLISAAGFVVLGLSGCFDRVIRLIPPGVAAGLLAGILLQFGIGAFGGMSIDPLLAGLLILAYVTIKRFTARYAVVGILVLGLGFLLIQGRVDLEGLELAVAAPVFTLPAFSLNALLSVALPLFLITLTGQYMPGMLVLRNDGYKTSASPIVTVTGLGSLLMAPFGSHAFNLAAITAAICTGPEAHEDPSKRWIAGIAAGVAYILVGVFGVTLAAVFMALPATFITTLAGLALLGTIGGSLASALAEPAGREAALITFLAAAANITMLGIGGAFWGLLIGLLAHLALCRRGPSARPVAPRPSREGAAR; translated from the coding sequence ATGCGCTCATCCGCTCAACCGCGCGCCATCGGCCCCACCGACCTTATCCATCCGGTCGTGGCCGGCCTCGTCTCGGTCATCGTCAACTACGGCGGGACCTTCATCCTGGTCTTCCAGGCGGCCCGTGTGGCCGGGCTCGACCCGGCGCTGACGGCGTCCTGGGTGTGGTCGGTGTCGATCGGCGTCGGCATCACCGGGCTTCTGCTCAGCTGGCGGTTCCGCGCCCCGATCATTACCGCCTGGTCGACGCCCGCCGCCGCCTTTCTGGTGGTGGCGTTGCAGACCACACCCTATGCCGAGGCGATCGGCGCCTATCTGATCTCGGCCGCGGGCTTCGTGGTGCTCGGCCTTTCGGGCTGTTTCGACCGGGTGATCCGGCTGATCCCGCCGGGGGTGGCGGCCGGCCTGCTTGCCGGCATCCTGCTCCAGTTCGGCATCGGCGCCTTCGGCGGCATGAGCATCGATCCGCTGCTCGCCGGGCTGCTGATCCTGGCCTATGTGACCATCAAGCGCTTCACCGCCCGCTATGCGGTGGTGGGCATCCTGGTGCTGGGGCTGGGCTTCCTGCTGATCCAGGGGCGGGTGGATCTGGAGGGGCTGGAGCTTGCGGTCGCGGCCCCCGTCTTCACCCTGCCCGCATTTTCGCTCAACGCCCTGCTGTCGGTGGCCCTGCCGCTGTTCCTGATCACGCTGACCGGCCAGTACATGCCGGGCATGCTGGTGCTGCGCAATGACGGCTACAAGACCAGCGCCAGCCCGATCGTGACCGTCACCGGGCTCGGCTCTCTGCTGATGGCGCCCTTCGGCTCCCACGCCTTCAATCTGGCGGCGATCACGGCGGCGATCTGCACCGGGCCCGAGGCACACGAGGACCCGTCGAAGCGCTGGATCGCCGGCATCGCGGCGGGGGTCGCCTACATCCTGGTCGGCGTCTTCGGCGTGACCCTGGCCGCCGTCTTCATGGCCCTGCCCGCAACCTTCATCACCACACTCGCCGGGCTTGCCCTGCTGGGCACGATCGGCGGCAGCCTGGCCTCGGCGCTCGCCGAACCGGCCGGCCGCGAGGCGGCGCTGATCACCTTCCTGGCGGCTGCCGCCAACATCACGATGCTCGGCATCGGCGGCGCGTTCTGGGGCCTGCTGATCGGTCTTCTGGCGCATCTGGCGCTCTGCCGCCGCGGCCCGTCGGCGCGGCCGGTCGCCCCCCGGCCCTCGCGGGAAGGAGCCGCCCGGTGA
- a CDS encoding bifunctional acetate--CoA ligase family protein/GNAT family N-acetyltransferase has translation MTIRNLDAIFDPKAVAVIGASTRPGSVGRMVMRNLLDGGFAGPIMPVNPRYNSVEGVLAYRTIADLPVTPDLALICTPPEQVPEMVRQAGQRGVRAAVLIGAGLGRTYTAGGASLAQAAVEAARPTGLRLVGPNTLGLVVPKVGLNASFAPARVPRGRIAFLTQSGAIGTAVMDHAVAHGIGFSAMISLGDCRDVGFADVIDYLAGDPATRAILLYVEAIDSARRFLSAARAAARNKPVLAIKSGRVPAGARAAFTHSGAATGEDEVYEAALRRAGILRVGEIDELFDAVETLHRLQPPRGDRLAILSNGGGPGVMAVDSLIAAGGSLAELAPETVAKLDGVLPGVWSGGNPVDIGGDSDAARYAEALDILLEDKGADAVLVLHAPTGVADGADVARVVTKAAERTRRPILTSWLGGQGAAPARRVLNEAGIATYDTPHHAVRGFMHRVGYRRIQDMLMETPSSVPETFTPDVAAARAVIAGARAEGRSRLTEIEAGRILGAYGIATIETRLAADAEAAVAAAAALGFPAVLKVASSGITHKSEVGGVVVDLQNADEVRGAAASLAERLRTRAPGAPLDGFLVQRMIRRPRAHELRIAVIHDPVFGPVISFGQGGTAEELVDDRALALPPLNTVLARELMMRTRVHKLLLGYRDRPAADLDEISGVLIRVAQMVVDLPEMRSLDVNPLIADDMGVLVLDAHVEVFPGGGARNPLAIRPYPLDLVETVTMADGRHAVLRPIRPEDEPGHQDFVRHLTPEDIRYRFFGVVREFSHTEMARFTQIDYDREMAFIARTRFDGGDIPPVKPGVLPDETGAETVGVVRVVFDPDAVDAEFAVVVRSDLKGRGLGIRLMNKVIAYCRARGIHRIVGQVLRDNRPMRKLMVTLGFTVRDSLEDDVVEVVLDLRKTAESPAPPVSR, from the coding sequence ATGACCATCCGAAATCTCGACGCGATCTTCGACCCCAAGGCGGTGGCCGTGATCGGCGCCAGCACCCGGCCGGGCAGCGTGGGGCGCATGGTGATGCGCAACCTGCTGGATGGCGGTTTCGCCGGCCCGATCATGCCGGTCAACCCGCGCTACAATTCGGTTGAAGGCGTGCTGGCCTATCGCACCATCGCCGATCTGCCGGTGACGCCCGATCTGGCGCTGATCTGCACCCCGCCCGAACAGGTGCCGGAGATGGTCCGCCAGGCGGGCCAGCGCGGCGTGCGTGCCGCGGTGCTGATCGGGGCGGGGCTGGGGCGGACCTATACCGCAGGCGGCGCCTCGCTCGCCCAGGCGGCGGTAGAGGCGGCGCGGCCGACGGGGCTGCGCCTGGTGGGCCCCAACACGCTGGGGCTGGTGGTGCCGAAAGTGGGGCTGAACGCCAGCTTCGCGCCCGCCCGGGTGCCGCGCGGGCGCATCGCCTTCCTGACCCAGTCGGGCGCGATCGGCACCGCGGTCATGGACCATGCCGTCGCCCACGGCATCGGCTTTTCGGCCATGATCAGCCTGGGCGACTGCCGCGATGTCGGTTTCGCCGACGTGATCGACTATCTGGCCGGCGACCCCGCCACCCGCGCGATCCTGCTTTATGTCGAAGCGATCGATTCCGCCCGCCGCTTCCTGTCGGCGGCGCGGGCGGCGGCGCGCAACAAGCCGGTGCTGGCGATCAAATCCGGCCGGGTACCGGCAGGCGCCCGCGCGGCCTTTACCCATTCCGGCGCCGCGACCGGCGAGGACGAGGTCTACGAGGCGGCGCTGCGCCGCGCCGGCATTCTGCGCGTGGGCGAGATCGACGAGCTGTTCGACGCGGTCGAGACCCTGCACCGGTTGCAGCCGCCGCGCGGCGACCGGCTGGCCATCCTGTCCAATGGCGGCGGGCCGGGGGTGATGGCGGTCGACAGCCTGATCGCCGCCGGCGGCAGCCTGGCGGAGTTGGCACCCGAAACCGTGGCGAAGCTCGACGGCGTGCTGCCGGGGGTGTGGTCGGGCGGCAATCCGGTCGATATCGGCGGCGATTCCGATGCCGCGCGCTATGCCGAGGCGCTGGACATCCTGCTGGAGGACAAGGGGGCCGATGCGGTCCTGGTGCTGCATGCGCCGACCGGCGTTGCCGACGGCGCCGATGTCGCCCGGGTGGTGACCAAGGCGGCGGAGCGCACCCGCCGGCCGATCCTGACCAGCTGGCTGGGCGGGCAGGGCGCGGCCCCGGCCCGCCGGGTGCTGAACGAGGCCGGCATCGCCACCTATGACACGCCCCATCATGCCGTGCGCGGCTTCATGCACCGGGTCGGCTATCGCCGGATCCAGGACATGCTGATGGAGACGCCGTCCTCGGTGCCCGAGACCTTCACGCCGGATGTCGCGGCCGCCCGGGCGGTGATCGCCGGCGCGCGTGCCGAAGGCCGCAGCCGGCTGACCGAGATCGAGGCCGGCCGGATACTCGGCGCCTATGGCATCGCGACCATCGAGACCCGGCTTGCGGCCGATGCCGAGGCGGCGGTGGCCGCCGCCGCGGCGCTGGGCTTCCCGGCGGTGCTGAAGGTCGCCTCCAGCGGCATCACCCACAAGAGCGAGGTGGGCGGTGTGGTGGTCGACCTGCAGAATGCCGACGAGGTGCGCGGTGCCGCCGCCAGCCTGGCCGAGCGGCTGCGCACCCGCGCGCCCGGCGCGCCGCTGGACGGTTTTCTGGTGCAGCGGATGATCCGCCGGCCGCGGGCGCACGAGCTGCGGATCGCCGTGATCCACGACCCCGTCTTCGGCCCGGTGATCAGCTTCGGCCAGGGCGGCACCGCCGAGGAACTGGTCGACGACCGGGCCCTGGCCCTGCCGCCGCTGAACACCGTGCTGGCGCGCGAGCTGATGATGCGCACCCGGGTGCACAAGCTGCTGCTGGGCTATCGCGACCGGCCGGCGGCGGATCTGGACGAGATTTCGGGCGTGCTGATCCGCGTGGCACAGATGGTGGTCGACCTGCCCGAGATGCGCAGCCTGGACGTCAACCCGCTGATCGCCGACGACATGGGCGTGCTGGTGCTGGACGCCCATGTCGAGGTCTTCCCCGGCGGCGGCGCCCGCAACCCGCTGGCCATCCGGCCCTATCCGCTGGATCTGGTGGAAACGGTGACGATGGCCGACGGCCGCCATGCGGTGCTGCGCCCGATCCGGCCCGAGGACGAGCCCGGCCATCAGGATTTCGTCCGCCATCTGACGCCCGAGGACATCCGCTACCGCTTCTTCGGCGTGGTGCGCGAGTTCAGCCACACCGAAATGGCCCGCTTCACCCAGATCGATTACGACCGCGAGATGGCCTTCATCGCCCGCACCCGCTTCGACGGCGGCGACATCCCGCCGGTGAAGCCCGGCGTGCTGCCCGACGAGACCGGGGCCGAGACGGTGGGCGTGGTGCGGGTGGTGTTCGATCCGGATGCGGTGGATGCCGAATTCGCCGTGGTGGTGCGATCGGACCTGAAGGGCCGCGGCCTGGGCATCCGGCTGATGAACAAGGTGATCGCCTATTGCCGGGCCCGCGGCATCCACCGGATCGTGGGGCAGGTGCTGCGCGACAACCGGCCGATGCGCAAGCTGATGGTCACGCTGGGCTTCACCGTGCGCGATTCGCTGGAAGACGACGTGGTCGAAGTGGTGCTGGACCTGCGCAAGACCGCAGAGAGCCCCGCGCCGCCGGTATCGCGCTGA
- a CDS encoding EAL domain-containing protein — MLGRSSAGRREPRIAPEDLVEDDVLGDVDAVDVTGRPVPPPVEPFALDRRDRLYMAGYAAVGLLPAALIPAEGVLFRLIVWAAASGGLALAHLVVALLSRLAVEKRERMQLAIDLRALSDRVARIESGGQSGDLVDELRSLQRLLPELARNRREPATGPARATATARATAQASPADTRPPPPMPPLDPEAVLDAAVGAGAIDVMVTSIVRLPSRRPALVEARAVVHGPDGRVIGLDVVEDRAKVPGLAQRLDNHLLLRALRVGRRPRAGEPNLPVVAYVTGHGLADPLVHEDLADYLAEDAGVPSSVIVAAPATTWMALGDPQIEALQRLTRLGCRFLADGVDPKRMSTDILARGRLLAYVKIPAAVALAGARTPDGAAAFRDLLRELRARSIRVVVDHIDDEQRLIDLLDLGIEYGAGYLFGEPRRLG, encoded by the coding sequence ATGTTGGGGAGATCGTCGGCCGGGCGGCGTGAACCACGGATCGCCCCCGAAGACCTGGTCGAGGACGATGTCCTGGGGGATGTCGATGCCGTCGACGTAACCGGCCGGCCGGTGCCACCGCCGGTGGAGCCCTTCGCGCTCGACCGGCGCGACCGTCTGTACATGGCCGGCTATGCCGCCGTGGGTCTGCTGCCCGCCGCCCTGATCCCCGCCGAAGGCGTGCTGTTCCGGCTGATCGTCTGGGCGGCGGCCTCGGGCGGCCTGGCGCTGGCCCATCTGGTCGTCGCCCTGCTGTCCAGGCTTGCGGTCGAAAAGCGGGAGCGGATGCAGCTGGCCATCGACCTTCGCGCCCTGTCGGACCGGGTCGCCCGGATCGAGAGCGGCGGCCAGTCGGGCGATCTGGTCGACGAGCTGCGCAGCCTGCAGCGCCTGCTGCCCGAACTGGCCCGCAACCGGCGCGAGCCGGCGACGGGGCCCGCCCGCGCCACCGCGACCGCCCGGGCCACGGCCCAGGCCAGCCCTGCCGACACGCGCCCGCCGCCGCCGATGCCGCCGCTCGACCCCGAAGCGGTGCTGGATGCCGCGGTCGGTGCCGGGGCGATCGACGTGATGGTGACCTCCATCGTCCGCCTGCCCAGCCGGCGCCCGGCGCTGGTCGAGGCCCGCGCCGTGGTCCACGGCCCCGACGGCCGCGTGATCGGCCTGGATGTGGTGGAGGACCGGGCCAAGGTGCCGGGGCTGGCCCAGCGGCTGGACAACCATCTTCTGCTGCGCGCACTGCGCGTCGGCCGCCGGCCCAGGGCGGGGGAGCCGAACCTGCCGGTGGTGGCCTATGTCACCGGCCACGGCCTGGCCGACCCGCTGGTGCACGAGGATCTGGCCGATTATCTGGCCGAGGATGCGGGCGTGCCGTCCTCGGTGATCGTCGCCGCCCCGGCCACGACCTGGATGGCGCTCGGCGATCCGCAGATCGAGGCGCTGCAGCGGCTGACACGGCTGGGCTGCCGCTTCCTGGCCGACGGGGTCGACCCGAAGCGGATGAGCACCGATATCCTCGCCCGCGGCCGGCTGCTCGCCTATGTGAAGATCCCGGCCGCGGTGGCGCTGGCCGGCGCCCGCACGCCCGACGGGGCGGCCGCCTTCCGCGACCTGCTGCGCGAACTGCGCGCCCGCAGCATCCGGGTGGTGGTCGACCATATCGACGACGAGCAGCGGCTGATCGACCTCTTGGACCTTGGCATCGAATACGGTGCGGGCTATCTGTTCGGCGAACCGCGGCGCCTCGGCTGA
- a CDS encoding glycerophosphodiester phosphodiesterase family protein encodes MARRPVLLPRGRLIAHRGGGAHAPENTLQALAGVPMLGTDWAEVDVRLTGCGTPVLLHDPDLDATTSGSGPLAAVAAADLARMDAALWFGAGAVAEPPATLARALALAARIGLGLNLELKPPAEAGEDAAVGLVTAVARAIEAAPLPPGRLVVTSTSAAVMSLAARLLPTLPVGPVLRRPADAAAMAGVIAKADLVVVNARRFGPRAIRALRSRADPPLVLVYGTDSRRRLRRLIRAGAAAAIVDAPDRILGAPLPTPLLPVWLRRLRNRWSGKG; translated from the coding sequence GTGGCGCGCCGGCCGGTCCTGCTGCCGCGCGGGCGGCTGATCGCCCATCGCGGCGGGGGCGCCCATGCGCCCGAGAACACGCTTCAGGCCCTGGCCGGCGTGCCGATGCTTGGCACCGACTGGGCCGAGGTGGATGTGCGGCTGACCGGCTGCGGCACGCCGGTGCTGCTGCATGACCCGGATCTCGACGCCACCACCAGCGGCAGCGGGCCGCTCGCGGCCGTGGCGGCGGCAGACCTTGCCCGCATGGATGCGGCGCTCTGGTTCGGGGCAGGGGCGGTGGCAGAGCCGCCGGCCACCCTGGCCCGCGCCCTGGCGCTGGCCGCCCGGATCGGGCTTGGTCTCAATCTGGAACTGAAGCCGCCGGCTGAGGCGGGGGAAGACGCGGCAGTCGGGCTGGTGACCGCCGTGGCGCGCGCGATCGAGGCCGCGCCTTTGCCCCCCGGCCGGCTGGTGGTGACCTCGACCTCGGCGGCGGTGATGAGCCTGGCCGCGCGCCTGTTGCCGACCCTGCCGGTCGGGCCGGTGCTGCGCCGGCCGGCCGATGCCGCCGCGATGGCCGGGGTGATCGCTAAGGCGGATCTGGTGGTGGTGAACGCCCGCCGCTTCGGCCCGCGCGCGATCAGGGCGCTCCGCAGCCGCGCCGATCCGCCGCTGGTGCTGGTCTATGGCACCGACAGCCGCCGCCGCCTGCGCCGGCTGATCCGCGCCGGCGCCGCCGCCGCGATCGTCGACGCCCCCGACCGCATCCTGGGCGCCCCGCTCCCCACCCCACTTCTGCCGGTCTGGCTGCGCCGGCTGCGGAACCGGTGGTCGGGGAAAGGTTGA
- the pdxR gene encoding MocR-like pyridoxine biosynthesis transcription factor PdxR translates to MQRLDLHQRIQRALSGLILDGALAPGMKLPASRRLAASLGIARDTVENAYVQLHRDGFIIRREGSGSYVSPTLGTDLEGVARRRLRRQAEARHDPAGGQGLSRRGRMVLDSGGIADQRAVRPFVTGLPETCTFPTEIWERLQRRVIRDHRDGILLHGDPQGAEALREAIAAYLTLERGAGVAADQILVLSSTRQALYLCAQLLVDAGGPILMENPGYFGARKAFEAAEARIVPIPVDARGIRTDLVRADQSGAACVYVTPSHQYPTGATLSLDRRIDLIAWAAETGGWIIEDDYDSEFHYDGLPTACVQGLDRDRRTIYIGTFAKTLYPGLRLGYMALPPTLVEAFTRARSIIDGHTPQLQQLTLARFMADGHYNAHIRAMRKLYAGRRQVMLDAIARHLDGIATATRPPGGLQIPCILEPGWPEADTIARAAAAGLVLPGLGRLHIGPGARPGWLLGYASLAAHEIEAAMLRLGGVLRQGHSNGVP, encoded by the coding sequence ATGCAGCGCCTCGACCTGCATCAGCGCATCCAGCGGGCGTTGAGCGGGTTGATCCTCGACGGGGCGCTGGCCCCGGGCATGAAGCTGCCGGCCAGTCGCCGGCTGGCGGCCTCGCTCGGCATCGCCCGCGACACGGTGGAAAACGCCTATGTCCAGCTGCACCGCGACGGCTTCATCATCCGGCGCGAAGGCTCGGGCAGCTATGTCTCCCCCACCCTGGGCACGGATCTGGAAGGGGTTGCCCGCCGCCGGCTCCGCCGGCAGGCGGAGGCGCGCCACGACCCGGCCGGCGGACAGGGGTTGAGCCGGCGCGGCCGGATGGTGCTGGACAGCGGCGGCATCGCCGACCAGCGCGCGGTCCGCCCCTTCGTGACCGGTTTGCCCGAGACCTGCACCTTCCCGACCGAGATCTGGGAACGTCTGCAACGCCGGGTGATCCGCGACCATCGCGACGGCATTCTGCTGCATGGCGACCCGCAGGGGGCCGAAGCCCTGCGCGAGGCGATCGCCGCCTATCTCACCCTGGAGCGCGGCGCCGGTGTGGCCGCGGATCAGATCCTGGTGCTGAGCAGCACCCGTCAGGCGCTCTATCTCTGCGCCCAGCTTCTGGTCGATGCCGGCGGGCCGATCCTGATGGAAAATCCCGGCTATTTCGGCGCCCGCAAGGCCTTCGAGGCGGCCGAGGCGCGGATCGTGCCGATCCCGGTCGATGCCCGGGGCATCCGGACCGATCTGGTCAGGGCCGATCAGAGCGGCGCGGCCTGCGTCTATGTCACGCCGTCACACCAGTATCCGACCGGCGCCACGCTGTCGCTGGACCGCCGGATCGACCTGATCGCCTGGGCCGCAGAGACCGGTGGCTGGATCATCGAAGACGATTACGACAGCGAGTTCCACTATGACGGCCTGCCGACCGCCTGCGTCCAGGGCCTGGACCGCGACCGGCGGACGATCTATATCGGCACCTTCGCCAAGACGCTCTATCCCGGGCTGCGGCTCGGCTATATGGCCCTGCCCCCGACGCTGGTCGAGGCCTTCACCCGCGCCCGCAGCATCATCGACGGCCACACCCCGCAGCTGCAGCAGCTCACCCTCGCCCGCTTCATGGCCGACGGGCATTACAATGCCCATATCCGGGCCATGCGCAAACTCTATGCCGGTCGCCGGCAGGTGATGCTCGATGCCATCGCCCGGCATCTGGACGGCATCGCCACCGCCACCCGCCCGCCCGGCGGCCTGCAGATCCCCTGCATCCTGGAGCCCGGCTGGCCGGAAGCCGATACCATCGCCCGCGCCGCCGCAGCCGGGCTTGTGCTGCCGGGCCTGGGCCGCCTGCATATCGGCCCCGGCGCCCGCCCCGGCTGGCTGCTGGGCTACGCCTCCCTCGCCGCCCACGAGATCGAGGCCGCCATGCTCCGCCTGGGGGGCGTGTTGCGCCAGGGGCACAGCAACGGGGTGCCGTAA
- a CDS encoding quinone-dependent dihydroorotate dehydrogenase, protein MSDAWGRLAPLVYRLDPERAHGLSLFGLTSGLARLAVPPHPARPVPALGRRLWGLDFAHPLGLAAGYDKNAVAVDALFGYGFAFIEIGGVTPRPQPGNDRPRLFRLTEDRAVINRMGFNNDGLEVVAGRLAARAPRRRTTGPVFANLGKNKTSEDALADYTAGLAKLGPLVDAVVVNVSSPNTPGLRDLQGRAHLSGLLGGLKAARDQGIAGTARPPILVKIAPDLDEAGLADTVDAARDAGIDGMVVANTTIARPDTLQSPHRGQTGGLSGRPLKARALALTREVFRALDGTMPIIGVGGIETADDAWDRLAAGADLLQLYSALVYEGPGLVGRIVEGLNRRIAAEGVRDVGEIVGRAA, encoded by the coding sequence ATGAGCGATGCCTGGGGGCGGCTTGCGCCGCTCGTCTATCGCCTGGACCCGGAACGCGCCCACGGCCTGTCGCTGTTCGGCCTGACCAGCGGCCTGGCCCGGCTGGCGGTGCCGCCGCACCCGGCCCGGCCGGTGCCGGCGCTCGGCCGCCGGCTCTGGGGGCTGGATTTCGCCCATCCGCTGGGCCTGGCCGCCGGCTACGACAAGAACGCGGTCGCCGTGGATGCGCTGTTCGGCTATGGCTTCGCCTTCATCGAGATCGGCGGCGTGACGCCCAGGCCCCAGCCGGGCAACGACCGGCCGCGGCTGTTCCGGCTGACCGAGGACCGGGCGGTGATCAACCGCATGGGCTTCAACAATGACGGGCTGGAGGTGGTGGCCGGCCGGCTGGCCGCCCGCGCCCCGCGCCGGCGGACGACCGGCCCGGTCTTCGCCAATCTGGGCAAGAACAAGACCAGCGAGGATGCGCTGGCCGATTATACCGCGGGGCTCGCGAAGCTGGGGCCGCTGGTCGACGCGGTGGTGGTGAACGTCTCGTCGCCCAACACGCCGGGGCTGCGCGACCTGCAGGGGCGGGCGCATCTCTCGGGCCTGCTCGGCGGCCTGAAGGCGGCGCGCGACCAGGGGATCGCCGGCACGGCGCGGCCGCCGATCCTGGTCAAGATCGCCCCCGATCTGGACGAGGCGGGCCTGGCCGACACGGTGGATGCCGCCCGCGATGCCGGGATCGACGGCATGGTGGTCGCCAACACCACCATCGCCCGGCCGGACACGCTGCAAAGCCCCCATCGCGGCCAGACCGGCGGCCTGTCGGGGCGGCCGCTGAAGGCCCGGGCCCTGGCGCTGACCCGCGAGGTGTTCCGGGCGCTGGACGGCACCATGCCGATCATCGGCGTCGGCGGGATCGAGACCGCCGACGATGCCTGGGACCGGCTAGCGGCCGGCGCCGACCTGCTCCAGCTCTATTCGGCGCTGGTCTATGAGGGGCCGGGGCTGGTCGGGCGGATCGTCGAAGGCCTGAACCGGCGCATCGCCGCCGAGGGGGTAAGGGATGTTGGGGAGATCGTCGGCCGGGCGGCGTGA